Proteins encoded together in one Ipomoea triloba cultivar NCNSP0323 chromosome 4, ASM357664v1 window:
- the LOC116016807 gene encoding BTB/POZ domain-containing protein POB1-like isoform X2, whose translation MKDRNLDLFDPRTAVMDPDYSPTTARQPDFAFAFNDSNFSDRLLRIEIVADSSDQLSDSEGCQSLADWARHRKRRKEDTKNENALDITVCPEEQILTCHQIDPDDVDTENQDESVVAMIEEVQSGDEAPNSEDSDWNMDSRVTKVKTLHISSPILAAKSPFFYKLFSNGMKESEQRQVTLQIHASEEAALMELLNFMYSNSLTTTSAPALLDILMAADKFEVASCMRYCSRQLRNLPMTPESALLYLELPSSVLMAEAVQPLTDAAKQFLAARYKDVSKFQEEVMNLPLAGIEAILSSDDLQVASEDAVYDLVLKWTRSHYPKLEDRHEILGSRLGRYIRFPYMSCRKLRKILVCNDFDHEFASKHVLDALFFKAEAPHRQRTQAAEGSTSASRRFVERAYKYRPIKVVEFEVPRQQCIVYLDLKREECANLFPSGRVYSQAFHLGGQGFFLSAHCNMDQQSSFHCFGLFLGMQEKGSVSFAVDYEFAARSKPTEEYISKYKGNYTFTGGKAVGYRNLFGVQWTSFMADDSPYFINGILHLRAELTIRH comes from the exons ATGAAGGACAGGAATTTGGACCTATTTGACCCGAGAACGGCGGTTATGGACCCCGATTACTCTCCTACCACCGCTCGCCAGCCGGATTTCGCCTTCGCCTTCAACGATAGCAACTTCTCCGACCGCCTCCTGCGGATCGAGATTGTTGCCGACTCGTCCGACCAGCTTTCCGACTCCGAGGGCTGTCAGAGCCTCGCGGATTGGGCTCGCCACCGCAAGCGTCGGAAAGAGGATACCAAAAATGAAAACG CTTTGGATATCACCGTATGCCCAGAGGAGCAGATTCTTACTTGTCACCAGATTGATCCTGATGATGTTGATACTGAAAACCAAGACGAGTCAGTGGTTGCAATGATTGAAGAAGTACAATCGG GAGATGAAGCTCCCAACAGTGAAGATTCAGATTGGAACATGGATTCAAGGGTTAcaaaagtcaaaacattgcATATCAGCTCTCCTATTCTGGCAGCAAAAAGCCCATTCTTTtataag CTTTTCTCAAATGGGATGAAGGAATCAGAGCAGAGACAAGTCACCCTTCAAATTCATGCTTCTG AGGAAGCTGCACTGATGGAGCTCCTGAATTTCATGTATAGCAATTCACTAACTACAACTTCTGCACCTGCTTTGCTGGATATACTCATGGCTGCTGATAAATTTGAGGTTGCTTCTTGCATGAGGTATTGCAGCCGCCAACTACGTAATTTACCAATGACTCCAGAATCAGCATTGCTTTATCTAGAGCTTCCTTCTAGTGTTCTGATGGCTGAGGCTGTTCAGCCATTAACTGATGCAGCAAAACAATTTCTAGCAGCTCGCTACAAAGATGTCTCCAA GTTTCAAGAGGAGGTAATGAACTTACCCTTGGCTGGAATTGAAGCAATTTTGTCCAGTGATGACCTCCAAGTGGCATCTGAGGATGCAGTATATGACTTGGTTTTGAAGTGGACAAGGAGTCATTACCCGAAGTTGGAGGATCGACATGAGATTCTTGGTTCCCGACTCGGTCGCTATATACGCTTTCCTTACATGAGCTGCCGAAAGCTTCGCAAGATTCTAGTCTGTAATGACTTTGATCATGAGTTTGCATCCAAGCATGTACTTGATGCCCTATTTTTCAAGGCCGAGGCCCCTCATCGGCAGCGAACCCAAGCTGCAGAAGGTTCTACTTCAGCAAGTCGTCGTTTTGTTGAGCGTGCTTACAAGTATCGACCTATCAAGGTAGTGGAGTTTGAGGTTCCTCGACAACAGTGTATAGTGTACTTGGACTTAAAGCGTGAAGAGTGTGCTAATTTATTCCCATCTGGCCGAGTATATTCTCAAGCATTTCACCTGGGAGGACAAGGTTTTTTCCTATCAGCACATTGCAACATGGATCAACAAAGCTCTTTCCACTGCTTTGGTCTCTTTCTGGGGATGCAGGAAAAGGGTTCTGTGTCATTCGCTGTCGACTACGAGTTTGCAGCTAGATCAAAGCCAACAGAGGAGTATATCAGCAAATACAAGGGTAACTACACCTTTACTGGTGGAAAGGCGGTCGGCTATAGAAACTTGTTTGGTGTACAATGGACTTCTTTCATGGCAGATGACAGTCCCTACTTCATCAATGGCATACTCCACCTTAGGGCTGAGCTTACCATCAGGCACTGA
- the LOC116016807 gene encoding BTB/POZ domain-containing protein POB1-like isoform X1, whose translation MKDRNLDLFDPRTAVMDPDYSPTTARQPDFAFAFNDSNFSDRLLRIEIVADSSDQLSDSEGCQSLADWARHRKRRKEDTKNENDMCHSFAALDITVCPEEQILTCHQIDPDDVDTENQDESVVAMIEEVQSGDEAPNSEDSDWNMDSRVTKVKTLHISSPILAAKSPFFYKLFSNGMKESEQRQVTLQIHASEEAALMELLNFMYSNSLTTTSAPALLDILMAADKFEVASCMRYCSRQLRNLPMTPESALLYLELPSSVLMAEAVQPLTDAAKQFLAARYKDVSKFQEEVMNLPLAGIEAILSSDDLQVASEDAVYDLVLKWTRSHYPKLEDRHEILGSRLGRYIRFPYMSCRKLRKILVCNDFDHEFASKHVLDALFFKAEAPHRQRTQAAEGSTSASRRFVERAYKYRPIKVVEFEVPRQQCIVYLDLKREECANLFPSGRVYSQAFHLGGQGFFLSAHCNMDQQSSFHCFGLFLGMQEKGSVSFAVDYEFAARSKPTEEYISKYKGNYTFTGGKAVGYRNLFGVQWTSFMADDSPYFINGILHLRAELTIRH comes from the exons ATGAAGGACAGGAATTTGGACCTATTTGACCCGAGAACGGCGGTTATGGACCCCGATTACTCTCCTACCACCGCTCGCCAGCCGGATTTCGCCTTCGCCTTCAACGATAGCAACTTCTCCGACCGCCTCCTGCGGATCGAGATTGTTGCCGACTCGTCCGACCAGCTTTCCGACTCCGAGGGCTGTCAGAGCCTCGCGGATTGGGCTCGCCACCGCAAGCGTCGGAAAGAGGATACCAAAAATGAAAACG ACATGTGCCACTCGTTTGCAGCTTTGGATATCACCGTATGCCCAGAGGAGCAGATTCTTACTTGTCACCAGATTGATCCTGATGATGTTGATACTGAAAACCAAGACGAGTCAGTGGTTGCAATGATTGAAGAAGTACAATCGG GAGATGAAGCTCCCAACAGTGAAGATTCAGATTGGAACATGGATTCAAGGGTTAcaaaagtcaaaacattgcATATCAGCTCTCCTATTCTGGCAGCAAAAAGCCCATTCTTTtataag CTTTTCTCAAATGGGATGAAGGAATCAGAGCAGAGACAAGTCACCCTTCAAATTCATGCTTCTG AGGAAGCTGCACTGATGGAGCTCCTGAATTTCATGTATAGCAATTCACTAACTACAACTTCTGCACCTGCTTTGCTGGATATACTCATGGCTGCTGATAAATTTGAGGTTGCTTCTTGCATGAGGTATTGCAGCCGCCAACTACGTAATTTACCAATGACTCCAGAATCAGCATTGCTTTATCTAGAGCTTCCTTCTAGTGTTCTGATGGCTGAGGCTGTTCAGCCATTAACTGATGCAGCAAAACAATTTCTAGCAGCTCGCTACAAAGATGTCTCCAA GTTTCAAGAGGAGGTAATGAACTTACCCTTGGCTGGAATTGAAGCAATTTTGTCCAGTGATGACCTCCAAGTGGCATCTGAGGATGCAGTATATGACTTGGTTTTGAAGTGGACAAGGAGTCATTACCCGAAGTTGGAGGATCGACATGAGATTCTTGGTTCCCGACTCGGTCGCTATATACGCTTTCCTTACATGAGCTGCCGAAAGCTTCGCAAGATTCTAGTCTGTAATGACTTTGATCATGAGTTTGCATCCAAGCATGTACTTGATGCCCTATTTTTCAAGGCCGAGGCCCCTCATCGGCAGCGAACCCAAGCTGCAGAAGGTTCTACTTCAGCAAGTCGTCGTTTTGTTGAGCGTGCTTACAAGTATCGACCTATCAAGGTAGTGGAGTTTGAGGTTCCTCGACAACAGTGTATAGTGTACTTGGACTTAAAGCGTGAAGAGTGTGCTAATTTATTCCCATCTGGCCGAGTATATTCTCAAGCATTTCACCTGGGAGGACAAGGTTTTTTCCTATCAGCACATTGCAACATGGATCAACAAAGCTCTTTCCACTGCTTTGGTCTCTTTCTGGGGATGCAGGAAAAGGGTTCTGTGTCATTCGCTGTCGACTACGAGTTTGCAGCTAGATCAAAGCCAACAGAGGAGTATATCAGCAAATACAAGGGTAACTACACCTTTACTGGTGGAAAGGCGGTCGGCTATAGAAACTTGTTTGGTGTACAATGGACTTCTTTCATGGCAGATGACAGTCCCTACTTCATCAATGGCATACTCCACCTTAGGGCTGAGCTTACCATCAGGCACTGA
- the LOC116017807 gene encoding uncharacterized protein At5g41620-like isoform X1: MEREGKGEERRRKKQEESLGVKLKRAVLVGKRGGNCTPSPTWKYGLAQTDGSLVQDYTFPSNSTSLSVRKLGANLWEVQPHLRLKMNKDKGFQLPTHLPQPLDPPSEQPAGDLRGHVAALRKQHNSQSVAENDDAILCESPASCSSSMEMAPYRPAVLPAKMDMKGRNGKSSYSLKTSTELLKVLNRIWSLEEQHASHILLVKALKRELDLSKMRIKELQQEKKINRQELMNRVAEDRQIEEAIKALRDELEDERKLRKHSENLQRKLGRELSEVKSSFSSALRELERERKARAMLEDLCDEFAKEVKEYEKEVRALKCKPRRDQILGEHNDKLILHISEAWLDERMQMKAVHDNSDDKKTISGRLGFEIEEFLRAKQSAGNCRAVSKQENRSAFRRHSLESFHLEEDGSAPRNENVEGESFDGANQNGKCISRIHLEEITEPSPMIKRSQSQSEEKTHEEIPSKDLNEVKDAKDLENTKSMQVRSQKRKSKQLHIRGSLLNSLIRNQLSRGRKQHEAEEKRAEQRPFDPSTFTGPDSPVEKWTSEKTAPEPAVPPEPSAKLQQGAKENTLKAKLLEARLESQQHHHFRASEGS, from the exons ATGGAGAGAGAGGGAAAAGGTGAAGAGAGAAGGAGGAAAAAGCAGGAAGAGTCATTGGGTGTAAAGTTGAAAAGAGCGGTTTTGGTAGGGAAAAGAGGGGGCAATTGTACTCCTTCTCCAACATGGAAATATGGGTTGGCTCAGACTGATGGCTCTCTAGTTCAAGATTACACCTTTCCCTCCAATTCCACCTCTCTCTCAGTCAGAAAGCTTGGGGCCAACCTCTGGGAAGTTCAACCCCACCTTAGACTCAAGATGAACAAAGATAAGGGTTTTCAGCTCCCTACCCACTTGCCTCAGCCACTTGATCCCCCATCAGAACAG CCAGCAGGTGATTTAAGAGGTCATGTAGCAGCATTAAGGAAACAGCATAATAGTCAATCTGTGGCGGAAAATGACGATGCTATACTGTGTGAATCTCCTGCAAGCTGCAGTAGCTCGATGGAG ATGGCTCCTTATAGGCCTGCTGTGCTTCCTGCTAAAATGGACATGAAGGGTAGAAATGGGAAGTCGAGTTACAGCCTCAAAACATCCACAGAATTGCTTAAGGTACTGAATAGGATTTGGAGTCTTGAAGAACAACATGCATCACATATATTACTTGTGAAAGCGCTGAAAAGGGAACTCGATCTCTCCAAAATGCGAATTAAAGAACTCCAGCAAGAGAAGAAAATCAACCGGCAAGAACTGATGAATCGAGTTGCTGAGGATAGGCAAATCGAAGAGGCAATCAAGGCGCTGAGAGATGAGCTGGAAGACGAGAGGAAATTGAGAAAGCATTCGGAGAATCTCCAGCGTAAGCTTGGTAGAGAGCTCTCAGAAGTGAAATCGTCTTTCTCGAGTGCACTGAGAGAACTCGAGAGAGAAAGGAAGGCTCGGGCTATGCTGGAAGACTTGTGTGACGAGTTTGCCAAGGAAGTGAAAGAGTATGAGAAAGAAGTCCGGGCCTTGAAGTGCAAACCGAGGAGGGATCAGATACTCGGGGAGCACAACGATAAGTTGATTCTTCATATTTCAGAAGCTTGGCTAGACGAGCGTATGCAGATGAAGGCTGTTCATGACAACTCTGATGATAAAAAAACGATTTCGGGCAGGTTAGGCTTTGAAATAGAAGAGTTCCTTAGAGCCAAGCAATCTGCAGGAAATTGCAGGGCGGTGTCGAAACAAGAAAACAGAAGCGCCTTTCGCAGGCATTCTTTAGAGTCCTTTCATTTGGAAGAGGATGGAAGTGCCCCTCGAAACGAGAATGTTGAAGGAGAATCCTTCGATGGCGCCAATCAAAATGGAAAGTGCATTTCAAGGATTCATCTCGAAGAGATAACAGAACCGAGTCCTATGATCAAAAGGAGCCAGTCTCAATCTGAAGAAAAGACTCATGAGGAGATACCGAGCAAAGATCTTAATGAAGTGAAAGATGCAAAGGATCTCGAGAACACAAAGAGCATGCAAGTTCGATCTCAGAAACGAAAGAGTAAACAGCTACACATCCGGGGTTCCCTGCTGAATAGTTTGATAAGAAACCAATTGTCCCGGGGGAGAAAGCAACACGAAGCTGAGGAAAAGCGTGCAGAACAACGCCCTTTTGATCCTTCAACATTCACAGGTCCCGACAGCCCCGTGGAGAAGTGGACATCAGAGAAAACAGCCCCCGAACCTGCAGTTCCACCCGAACCATCTGCAAAACTGCAACAAGGTGCCAAGGAAAACACCCTAAAGGCAAAGCTACTCGAAGCGAGGTTAGAGAGCCAGCAACATCATCACTTCCGAGCTTCAGAAGGTTCGTGA
- the LOC116017807 gene encoding uncharacterized protein At5g41620-like isoform X2, producing the protein MEMAPYRPAVLPAKMDMKGRNGKSSYSLKTSTELLKVLNRIWSLEEQHASHILLVKALKRELDLSKMRIKELQQEKKINRQELMNRVAEDRQIEEAIKALRDELEDERKLRKHSENLQRKLGRELSEVKSSFSSALRELERERKARAMLEDLCDEFAKEVKEYEKEVRALKCKPRRDQILGEHNDKLILHISEAWLDERMQMKAVHDNSDDKKTISGRLGFEIEEFLRAKQSAGNCRAVSKQENRSAFRRHSLESFHLEEDGSAPRNENVEGESFDGANQNGKCISRIHLEEITEPSPMIKRSQSQSEEKTHEEIPSKDLNEVKDAKDLENTKSMQVRSQKRKSKQLHIRGSLLNSLIRNQLSRGRKQHEAEEKRAEQRPFDPSTFTGPDSPVEKWTSEKTAPEPAVPPEPSAKLQQGAKENTLKAKLLEARLESQQHHHFRASEGS; encoded by the exons ATGGAG ATGGCTCCTTATAGGCCTGCTGTGCTTCCTGCTAAAATGGACATGAAGGGTAGAAATGGGAAGTCGAGTTACAGCCTCAAAACATCCACAGAATTGCTTAAGGTACTGAATAGGATTTGGAGTCTTGAAGAACAACATGCATCACATATATTACTTGTGAAAGCGCTGAAAAGGGAACTCGATCTCTCCAAAATGCGAATTAAAGAACTCCAGCAAGAGAAGAAAATCAACCGGCAAGAACTGATGAATCGAGTTGCTGAGGATAGGCAAATCGAAGAGGCAATCAAGGCGCTGAGAGATGAGCTGGAAGACGAGAGGAAATTGAGAAAGCATTCGGAGAATCTCCAGCGTAAGCTTGGTAGAGAGCTCTCAGAAGTGAAATCGTCTTTCTCGAGTGCACTGAGAGAACTCGAGAGAGAAAGGAAGGCTCGGGCTATGCTGGAAGACTTGTGTGACGAGTTTGCCAAGGAAGTGAAAGAGTATGAGAAAGAAGTCCGGGCCTTGAAGTGCAAACCGAGGAGGGATCAGATACTCGGGGAGCACAACGATAAGTTGATTCTTCATATTTCAGAAGCTTGGCTAGACGAGCGTATGCAGATGAAGGCTGTTCATGACAACTCTGATGATAAAAAAACGATTTCGGGCAGGTTAGGCTTTGAAATAGAAGAGTTCCTTAGAGCCAAGCAATCTGCAGGAAATTGCAGGGCGGTGTCGAAACAAGAAAACAGAAGCGCCTTTCGCAGGCATTCTTTAGAGTCCTTTCATTTGGAAGAGGATGGAAGTGCCCCTCGAAACGAGAATGTTGAAGGAGAATCCTTCGATGGCGCCAATCAAAATGGAAAGTGCATTTCAAGGATTCATCTCGAAGAGATAACAGAACCGAGTCCTATGATCAAAAGGAGCCAGTCTCAATCTGAAGAAAAGACTCATGAGGAGATACCGAGCAAAGATCTTAATGAAGTGAAAGATGCAAAGGATCTCGAGAACACAAAGAGCATGCAAGTTCGATCTCAGAAACGAAAGAGTAAACAGCTACACATCCGGGGTTCCCTGCTGAATAGTTTGATAAGAAACCAATTGTCCCGGGGGAGAAAGCAACACGAAGCTGAGGAAAAGCGTGCAGAACAACGCCCTTTTGATCCTTCAACATTCACAGGTCCCGACAGCCCCGTGGAGAAGTGGACATCAGAGAAAACAGCCCCCGAACCTGCAGTTCCACCCGAACCATCTGCAAAACTGCAACAAGGTGCCAAGGAAAACACCCTAAAGGCAAAGCTACTCGAAGCGAGGTTAGAGAGCCAGCAACATCATCACTTCCGAGCTTCAGAAGGTTCGTGA
- the LOC116016989 gene encoding F-box/kelch-repeat protein At3g61590-like, with amino-acid sequence MDGESSWVSHRLNGTARDKAVCDSFSKLNNEDNKEVVQVPVNLLPDELLERILACLPIASIFRSGCVCKRWNETVSSLRFLQSSSQFPSGKPWYFMFTSSDEPVGYAYDPILRKWHSIELPCIEASNWFIASSSGLVCFMDSDSRSQLYVCNPITKSHRRIEEPRDLKYSDYSALGISVERRLCSVNVNYCVSVVKSKQVPGNFFQWDVSIHIYDSETMTWETPTSETLSGWRAGNDSVICDGVLYFLVHSTGGDRPDYRHGLITYSLSSRPTHGSLMRSFIPVPGSLTCGRLMNHKESLIMVGGIAKRDRPDIIKGIGIWALKGREWQEIARMPHKFFQGFGELDDVFASSGTDNLVYIQSYGAPALLIFDVEQKQWRWSNKCPVTKRFPLQLFTGFCFEPRLEITP; translated from the coding sequence ATGGATGGAGAATCATCTTGGGTCAGTCATCGCCTTAATGGCACCGCAAGAGATAAGGCTGTGTGTGATTCATTCTCGAAACTCAACAATGAAGACAATAAAGAAGTTGTCCAAGTTCCTGTAAATTTATTGCCAGATGAATTGTTGGAACGCATTCTGGCCTGCTTGCCCATCGCCAGCATTTTCAGGTCGGGTTGTGTCTGTAAACGATGGAATGAGACTGTGAGTTCATTACGGTTTTTGCAAAGTTCCTCACAGTTCCCCTCAGGAAAACCATGGTACTTCATGTTCACGAGCTCAGATGAGCCAGTTGGTTATGCCTATGATCCAATCCTTAGGAAGTGGCATAGTATTGAACTCCCTTGTATCGAGGCATCAAATTGGTTCATTGCTTCATCTTCCGGGCTGGTTTGCTTCATGGACAGTGACAGCAGAAGCCAGCTATATGTCTGTAATCCTATAACCAAAAGCCATAGGAGAATCGAGGAGCCTCGAGATCTTAAGTATTCCGACTACAGTGCATTGGGGATCTCGGTAGAGAGGAGACTTTGCAGTGTAAATGTCAATTACTGTGTCTCGGTTGTCAAATCGAAACAAGTTCCGGGAAACTTCTTTCAGTGGGATGTCTCTATCCACATATACGACTCGGAAACAATGACGTGGGAGACTCCTACTTCCGAGACCTTAAGTGGATGGAGAGCTGGGAATGATAGCGTGATATGTGATGGTGTTTTGTACTTCTTGGTCCACTCTACTGGTGGTGATCGCCCTGATTATCGCCATGGCCTAATCACTTATAGTCTCTCGAGCAGGCCGACCCATGGTTCCTTGATGAGGAGTTTCATCCCCGTGCCAGGCTCCCTCACCTGTGGCCGTCTGATGAACCATAAGGAAAGTTTGATAATGGTGGGAGGGATTGCCAAACGAGACCGGCCTGACATTATAAAAGGTATTGGAATATGGGCGCTTAAAGGGAGGGAGTGGCAAGAGATTGCCCGTATGCCCCATAAGTTCTTCCAAGGCTTTGGGGAGCTCGACGATGTCTTTGCTAGCAGCGGGACAGACAACCTAGTATACATCCAGAGCTATGGAGCTCCCGCTCTCCTCATTTTCGACGTGGAGCAGAAACAATGGAGGTGGTCAAACAAATGCCCCGTGACAAAGCGGTTTCCTCTTCAGCTCTTTACCGGCTTCTGCTTCGAACCCAGGCTTGAAATCACTCCCTAA